A region from the Chitinophaga sp. Cy-1792 genome encodes:
- a CDS encoding FAD-dependent oxidoreductase has product MLKEQSIESRELKTREYIADLVVTGGGLAGVCCAITAAREGIKVILVQDRPVLGGNSSSEVRLWVLGATSHMGNNNRWAREGGVIDEIMTENIFRNPEGNPLIYDTILLEKVTNEPNITLLLNTAAFEVNKSDAATIESVTAFCSQNSTLYHLKAPIFCDASGDGVVGFLAGAAFRMGAESEAEFGEKFAPGKEYGELLGHSLYFYTKDTGRPVKFVPPAYALKDITEIPRYKRITSGAQGCQFWWIEYGGRLDTVHDTETIKWELWKVVYGIWNYIKNSGEFPEAETMTLEWVGQIPGKRESRRFEGDYMLIQQDIVEQRTHQDAVAYGGWSIDLHPADGVFSEKPACNQWHSKGVYQIPFRSLYSHNISNLLLAGRIISASHVAFGSSRVMGTSACAAQAAGMAAVFCTRYDVQPKALLSDELIHELQQALIRTGQYIPQLFARDKQDLVHSATISASSEYILKHLKADGDVISLEASMAQMLPLKAGKIPAVTVFAEAIADTELLVSLRTSSRTTHHTPDVVLQELTVPLTRGVQEVTLSFDAVLAEDNYIFICFMKNPVISLKSSGERVSGILTVFNKTNPAVSNYGAQQPTEDIGMEAFEFWCPERRPAGKNLALKVQEGIALFGAVNIRNGINRPVAQPNIWLASQEDADPKLTLTWAKKQTITEIELVFDTDFDHPMENVIYHHPETAMPFCVESFVICDENKKVVLEVKGNHQSLHRIKLATPLCTGSITIHLRGTHGGTPPGLFAIRCY; this is encoded by the coding sequence ATGTTGAAAGAACAATCCATTGAAAGCCGGGAATTAAAAACAAGGGAATATATAGCAGACCTGGTAGTAACAGGTGGTGGACTCGCCGGCGTTTGCTGTGCCATCACTGCTGCCAGAGAGGGGATCAAGGTGATACTGGTGCAGGACAGGCCGGTGCTGGGTGGCAACTCTTCCAGTGAAGTACGTTTATGGGTACTGGGTGCCACTTCACATATGGGAAACAATAACCGATGGGCAAGAGAAGGCGGGGTCATCGATGAAATTATGACAGAGAATATCTTTCGTAATCCGGAAGGAAACCCGCTGATATATGATACTATTCTGCTGGAGAAAGTTACCAATGAACCAAATATTACCTTGTTGCTGAATACGGCTGCATTTGAAGTCAATAAATCAGATGCTGCTACTATTGAATCCGTCACTGCTTTTTGTAGTCAGAACAGCACCTTGTACCATCTGAAAGCTCCTATATTCTGTGATGCTTCCGGTGATGGTGTGGTAGGGTTTCTTGCGGGGGCAGCCTTTCGTATGGGCGCAGAAAGTGAAGCAGAGTTTGGAGAGAAATTCGCGCCTGGTAAAGAATACGGTGAGTTACTCGGGCATTCACTTTACTTCTATACCAAAGATACCGGGCGGCCGGTGAAATTTGTGCCACCGGCATATGCGTTGAAAGACATCACAGAAATTCCACGTTACAAGCGTATTACCAGCGGGGCACAAGGGTGTCAGTTCTGGTGGATAGAATATGGAGGCAGGCTGGATACCGTGCATGATACAGAAACGATCAAATGGGAGCTTTGGAAAGTGGTGTATGGTATATGGAATTATATTAAGAATTCCGGGGAGTTCCCGGAAGCGGAAACCATGACTTTGGAGTGGGTGGGGCAGATTCCCGGCAAGCGCGAGAGCCGGCGCTTTGAGGGCGATTATATGCTGATACAGCAGGATATTGTGGAACAGCGCACGCACCAGGATGCGGTAGCCTATGGTGGATGGTCTATAGACCTTCATCCGGCAGATGGGGTATTTAGTGAGAAGCCTGCCTGCAATCAATGGCATAGTAAGGGTGTATACCAGATTCCTTTCCGCAGTTTGTATAGTCATAATATCAGTAATCTATTGCTGGCAGGGCGTATTATCAGTGCCAGCCATGTGGCCTTTGGTTCCAGCAGGGTAATGGGTACCAGTGCCTGTGCTGCACAAGCCGCAGGCATGGCAGCCGTGTTTTGCACCCGCTACGACGTACAGCCGAAGGCGTTATTATCCGATGAGCTGATACACGAACTGCAACAGGCGCTGATTCGGACGGGGCAGTATATACCGCAGCTGTTTGCCCGGGATAAACAGGACCTGGTTCATAGCGCTACTATCAGTGCCAGCAGTGAGTACATATTGAAGCATTTAAAGGCAGATGGCGATGTTATTTCACTGGAGGCTTCCATGGCGCAGATGCTGCCGCTGAAAGCGGGTAAAATCCCTGCTGTTACCGTGTTTGCTGAAGCGATAGCAGATACGGAGCTGCTGGTGTCTTTGCGTACCTCCAGCCGTACTACGCATCATACGCCTGATGTGGTGTTACAGGAACTAACGGTGCCGCTTACACGTGGCGTGCAGGAAGTGACGTTGTCATTTGATGCGGTATTGGCGGAAGATAACTACATTTTTATTTGCTTTATGAAGAACCCTGTGATAAGCCTGAAAAGCAGCGGTGAAAGGGTGAGCGGCATATTAACGGTGTTTAATAAAACGAATCCTGCGGTTTCGAACTATGGTGCACAGCAGCCAACGGAAGATATCGGTATGGAGGCTTTTGAGTTCTGGTGTCCGGAACGCCGTCCGGCAGGGAAGAATCTGGCATTGAAGGTGCAGGAAGGCATTGCCTTGTTTGGCGCGGTGAATATCCGTAATGGGATCAATCGTCCTGTTGCACAGCCTAATATCTGGCTGGCTTCGCAGGAGGATGCTGATCCGAAGCTTACGCTTACCTGGGCGAAAAAGCAGACTATTACGGAGATAGAGCTGGTATTTGATACCGACTTCGATCATCCGATGGAGAATGTAATTTATCATCATCCGGAGACGGCCATGCCTTTTTGCGTGGAGTCGTTTGTGATCTGTGATGAAAACAAAAAGGTGGTGCTGGAAGTAAAAGGTAATCATCAGTCGCTGCACCGTATTAAACTGGCTACACCGCTGTGTACGGGCAGTATAACGATACACCTGCGTGGTACGCATGGTGGTACGCCACCGGGATTATTTGCCATCCGGTGTTATTAA
- a CDS encoding MaoC/PaaZ C-terminal domain-containing protein, with amino-acid sequence MFVKKYYEEFVRDDKRRTKGRTITETDIVLHAGQSGDFFPHHMDEEWCRTQPFKKRIAHGTLIFTVAIGLTAELVNEVSITYGYERLRFLAPVFIGDTIHVEVTIKEKKDHKKPGMGLVTELVEVFNQHRQLVMICEHLLLVNKNEI; translated from the coding sequence ATGTTTGTAAAAAAGTACTATGAAGAATTTGTGCGGGACGATAAAAGAAGAACGAAGGGCCGCACCATTACTGAAACGGATATCGTGTTGCATGCCGGGCAGTCGGGGGATTTCTTCCCGCACCATATGGACGAAGAATGGTGCAGAACGCAGCCTTTTAAAAAGCGTATCGCTCATGGCACGCTGATATTTACGGTGGCCATCGGCCTGACAGCCGAGTTGGTAAATGAAGTATCAATAACCTATGGTTATGAGCGGCTAAGGTTTTTAGCACCGGTATTTATTGGAGATACCATCCATGTAGAGGTTACTATAAAAGAGAAAAAAGACCACAAAAAGCCCGGCATGGGGCTGGTAACAGAGTTGGTAGAAGTATTTAACCAGCACCGGCAGCTGGTGATGATCTGTGAGCATCTTTTACTCGTAAACAAAAATGAAATTTAG
- a CDS encoding ABC transporter substrate-binding protein, with translation MARIILKGITWDHSRGLTPLLAAAQRYQELHPGVDIQWKKRSLQEFADAPIEELTHHYDLLIIDHPWVGCAAATRCVLPLNQYLPAAYLANQAENSVGASHASYEYDGQQWALAIDAATPAASYRKDLLEKNYQPLPATWNDLLLLAVKGKVAVPAIPIDLLMNFYTFCIANGNTPFAGSEEIIDRETGVRAIENMKQLYSLVDKKMFQCNPIAVAELMTRTNDYWYCPFAYGYSNYARSGFADRLLHYAGVVSFNARPLRTTVGGTGIAVSAFSKHKKAAADFAAWVSSEKIQRTLYVQHGGQPGHRAAWTDDDVNHLTHDYFKQVLPLMENGYIRPRYNGYLHFQDHAGLPLQNCLQHNGNPLQALEEMNRIYRDSLVSHQKHAIV, from the coding sequence ATGGCCCGTATCATATTGAAAGGTATTACCTGGGATCATAGTCGCGGCCTTACACCCTTGCTGGCGGCGGCGCAGCGCTATCAGGAACTGCACCCTGGTGTCGATATCCAATGGAAAAAGCGATCATTGCAGGAGTTTGCCGATGCCCCCATTGAAGAACTTACTCATCACTATGATCTGCTGATTATCGATCACCCCTGGGTAGGCTGTGCCGCCGCCACGCGTTGTGTGCTCCCGCTTAATCAATATCTTCCTGCGGCCTACCTGGCCAATCAGGCAGAAAATTCTGTAGGCGCCTCTCATGCCAGTTACGAATATGACGGACAGCAGTGGGCACTTGCCATTGATGCGGCCACTCCTGCAGCCAGCTACCGTAAAGACCTGCTGGAAAAGAACTATCAGCCGCTTCCTGCCACCTGGAATGACCTGCTGCTGCTGGCAGTGAAAGGAAAGGTAGCCGTACCGGCCATTCCCATCGACCTGCTGATGAACTTTTATACTTTCTGTATCGCCAATGGCAACACACCGTTTGCTGGCAGCGAAGAAATTATAGACCGCGAAACAGGCGTGAGGGCCATCGAAAACATGAAGCAGTTATATAGTCTGGTAGATAAAAAGATGTTCCAATGCAACCCTATTGCGGTGGCGGAGCTGATGACCCGTACCAACGACTACTGGTATTGCCCTTTTGCATATGGTTATTCCAACTACGCCCGCAGCGGTTTTGCTGACCGGTTATTGCACTATGCCGGCGTGGTTAGCTTCAATGCCAGGCCACTTCGTACTACCGTTGGCGGTACCGGCATCGCCGTGTCGGCCTTCAGTAAACATAAAAAAGCGGCGGCCGACTTTGCCGCCTGGGTATCATCAGAAAAGATACAGCGCACCCTGTATGTACAGCATGGTGGCCAGCCCGGACACCGTGCCGCCTGGACAGACGATGATGTCAATCATCTCACCCATGACTATTTCAAACAGGTGTTACCGTTAATGGAAAATGGATATATACGTCCACGTTATAATGGCTATCTCCATTTCCAGGACCATGCCGGGTTACCGCTGCAAAACTGTTTGCAGCACAATGGGAATCCGTTGCAGGCACTGGAAGAAATGAACCGGATTTACCGCGACAGCCTCGTCTCACACCAAAAGCATGCTATTGTATGA
- a CDS encoding CaiB/BaiF CoA-transferase family protein — MDLPLEGITVLEFSQYLSGPSAGLRLADLGARVIKIERPVHGEAGRKLSIKNLWVDDSSLLFHTINRNKESFAADLKNPDDLALVKQLIAKADVLIHNFRPGVMQKIGLDYDAASEINPGLVYAEITGYGKEGPWKEKPGQDLLMQSLTGLTFTTGNATNGPVPFGISIADILCGAQLVQGIIAALIRRSKKKTGALIEVSLMETLLDFQFELLTTYYNSQQQPLRSKTNSGHTLLGAPYGVYKAADGFIALAMMDIAVLAETVECAALQGFTTSQAFAQRDNIKSILADHLHKNTVKHWLQKLQERGLWAMEVLDWEKMTTHDAYRALQMEQVLHAAGKEIITTRCPIRINGQRLVSGKPAPKVGEHNEMLIREMNEVIVNKK, encoded by the coding sequence ATGGATTTGCCATTAGAAGGAATTACCGTGCTGGAATTCAGCCAGTACCTCTCCGGGCCCTCCGCAGGCTTACGCCTGGCGGACCTCGGCGCCAGGGTGATCAAAATAGAGCGCCCTGTACACGGAGAGGCAGGAAGAAAATTATCCATTAAAAATTTATGGGTAGATGACAGCTCGCTGCTGTTTCATACCATCAACAGAAATAAAGAGAGCTTTGCCGCAGACCTGAAAAATCCTGACGATCTCGCCCTGGTAAAACAGCTGATCGCCAAAGCGGATGTGCTGATACATAATTTTCGGCCAGGTGTGATGCAAAAGATAGGACTGGATTATGACGCGGCCTCGGAAATCAATCCCGGATTGGTGTATGCCGAAATTACCGGTTACGGAAAAGAGGGGCCATGGAAGGAAAAACCCGGACAGGACCTGCTGATGCAGTCCCTCACCGGATTAACTTTTACCACCGGCAATGCTACCAATGGCCCCGTGCCTTTCGGTATTTCCATCGCTGACATCCTTTGTGGTGCACAGCTGGTGCAGGGCATCATTGCAGCGCTCATACGCCGGAGCAAAAAGAAAACAGGCGCACTGATTGAAGTGAGTCTGATGGAAACCTTGCTGGACTTTCAGTTTGAGCTACTCACCACTTACTATAACAGTCAGCAGCAGCCGCTGCGGAGTAAGACCAACAGCGGGCATACCTTACTGGGCGCGCCTTATGGCGTGTACAAAGCAGCGGATGGCTTCATTGCACTCGCTATGATGGACATCGCGGTACTGGCGGAAACCGTTGAGTGCGCTGCATTGCAGGGCTTTACTACCAGTCAGGCCTTCGCGCAGCGCGATAATATTAAATCCATCCTCGCTGATCATCTGCATAAAAACACAGTAAAACACTGGCTGCAAAAGCTGCAGGAACGCGGCCTCTGGGCCATGGAAGTACTGGACTGGGAAAAAATGACTACCCATGATGCCTATCGTGCTTTACAAATGGAGCAGGTACTGCATGCAGCAGGTAAAGAGATTATTACCACGCGTTGTCCGATTCGTATTAACGGGCAGCGGCTGGTTTCCGGTAAGCCCGCACCTAAAGTAGGGGAGCATAATGAAATGCTGATCAGGGAAATGAATGAAGTGATAGTAAACAAGAAATAA
- a CDS encoding CaiB/BaiF CoA-transferase family protein, protein MLLDDILVIDFSQFLSGPSAALRLADLGAQVIKIEKPGTGDICRQLYVSDVRIAGESTIFHAINRNKKSYVADLKDAEDIEKIKQLIAKADVMMHNFRPGVMERIGLDYESVKAINPGIIYAYLNGYGKTGPWKDLPGQDLLLQAASGLTWLSNNQSENPTPMGVSVGDIMAGTHLTQGILAALLKKSITGVGAQIAVSMFESVLDFQFEVLTCFYNDGRQLPQRSAVNNGNAYIAAPYGIYKTSSGYMALAMSNILVLADLLGCAPLKQFTDPAGWFSRRDEIKQVLADHLPGNTTEHWLAILEKADIWCAPVMNYDQLVQEEAYRVLNMEITVQTGNGLSIKTTRCPIRVDGKLLSSAKGAPLLGEDNAEIDRMFGLKE, encoded by the coding sequence ATGCTGTTAGACGATATACTAGTTATAGATTTTAGTCAGTTTTTATCAGGGCCTTCTGCCGCCTTGCGACTCGCGGATCTGGGTGCGCAGGTCATCAAAATAGAAAAGCCTGGTACCGGTGATATCTGCCGCCAGCTGTATGTCTCGGATGTAAGAATAGCGGGGGAGTCGACCATCTTCCATGCCATTAACCGCAATAAAAAAAGTTATGTGGCAGACCTGAAAGATGCTGAAGATATTGAAAAGATCAAACAGCTGATTGCGAAGGCAGATGTGATGATGCACAACTTCCGTCCTGGCGTCATGGAGCGCATAGGGCTGGACTATGAAAGCGTGAAGGCAATCAATCCCGGAATTATATACGCGTATTTGAATGGATATGGAAAAACGGGGCCATGGAAGGACTTGCCTGGACAGGATTTGCTGCTCCAGGCAGCTTCCGGGCTTACCTGGTTGAGTAACAACCAATCGGAAAACCCTACGCCCATGGGTGTGTCGGTAGGAGATATTATGGCCGGTACCCATCTCACGCAGGGAATACTGGCAGCACTGCTCAAAAAGAGCATCACTGGCGTTGGTGCGCAGATAGCTGTAAGTATGTTTGAGAGTGTACTCGATTTTCAGTTTGAAGTCCTGACCTGCTTTTATAACGACGGGCGGCAGTTGCCACAGCGCAGTGCCGTTAATAACGGGAACGCCTATATTGCCGCCCCTTATGGCATTTATAAAACCAGTAGCGGCTATATGGCGCTGGCGATGAGCAATATCCTGGTGCTGGCAGATTTGCTGGGATGTGCGCCGCTGAAACAGTTTACAGACCCGGCAGGATGGTTTAGCCGCAGAGATGAAATCAAGCAGGTATTGGCAGATCATCTGCCAGGAAATACGACGGAGCATTGGCTGGCTATCCTGGAAAAGGCAGATATCTGGTGTGCGCCGGTTATGAATTACGATCAGCTGGTACAGGAAGAGGCTTACCGGGTATTGAATATGGAGATTACCGTGCAGACAGGTAACGGTTTATCCATAAAAACTACAAGATGTCCTATTAGAGTCGACGGTAAATTATTATCTTCCGCAAAAGGAGCTCCATTACTGGGAGAAGATAATGCGGAAATAGACAGGATGTTTGGGCTCAAGGAATAA
- a CDS encoding amidohydrolase → MKIVDTHLHIWDLSRAAYPWLENDTSILNRTWCIAELEHARAAAGVTHGMLVQASGCREDTELMMETARNTPWINGVVAWLPLTDTRQTQELLETTYLQEPYFKGVRHQVHDEDDTRWLLQPAVINSLKFLARHGIPYDFVGVLPEHLETALEVAERVPDLRMVFDHLNQPPISTGETFGRWGTLMKAAARHPNFYAKISGLGTASGNFAGRTADHISPYVAYVLEHFGAGRCFCGGDWPVSMLADDYAGTWQTITHILGRLCNEADQEKILYDNACRFYNLSTL, encoded by the coding sequence ATGAAAATTGTCGACACCCATTTGCACATCTGGGACCTTAGCCGGGCAGCCTATCCCTGGCTGGAAAACGATACCTCGATCCTGAACCGCACCTGGTGCATAGCAGAGCTGGAGCATGCAAGAGCTGCTGCCGGCGTAACACATGGCATGCTGGTACAGGCCAGTGGCTGCCGGGAAGATACGGAGCTGATGATGGAAACCGCCCGTAATACGCCATGGATCAACGGCGTAGTGGCATGGCTACCGCTAACGGATACACGCCAGACACAGGAATTGCTGGAAACAACCTACCTGCAGGAACCTTATTTTAAAGGTGTCCGTCACCAGGTACATGATGAAGATGATACCCGCTGGTTGCTGCAACCTGCGGTGATAAATAGTTTGAAGTTTCTGGCCAGACACGGTATACCCTATGATTTCGTAGGGGTATTACCGGAGCACCTGGAAACAGCCCTGGAGGTGGCAGAGCGGGTGCCAGACCTGCGGATGGTGTTCGATCATCTGAATCAGCCACCGATCAGCACTGGTGAAACCTTTGGCCGTTGGGGAACCTTGATGAAAGCAGCCGCAAGGCATCCTAACTTTTATGCGAAGATATCCGGGCTGGGCACTGCCTCCGGGAATTTTGCAGGTCGTACTGCCGATCATATTTCGCCTTACGTAGCATATGTACTGGAGCATTTCGGCGCCGGGCGTTGCTTTTGCGGTGGAGATTGGCCGGTGTCTATGCTGGCAGACGATTATGCAGGCACCTGGCAGACCATCACACATATACTGGGAAGGCTTTGCAATGAAGCAGACCAGGAAAAGATATTATACGACAACGCTTGTCGTTTTTACAATTTATCCACCCTTTAA
- a CDS encoding L-rhamnose/proton symporter RhaT — MEVVNGIFFHAMGASGAALCYTPQKKVSGWSWHTYWLLQAAVCWLLLPVLVAWITIPQLMQVLQEAPAGAMQRSFLLGMAYGVGGTAFGIAIRYVGFSLTYAISVGISCVLGTLLPPLVHGTLPEIFAAGGAPYLMSGVAMGAVGIALCGLAGRSKEKDLSAGGPSGFSLAKGLPLCLLSGVLSALYGFSLDQGQPIADIAARHGAGSFQGNVIYLFSNTGAFLTTLVYCLYLHTKEKTFDEYAVAGNSRLTLNYAMAALTGILWYGQFFFYGLGHVRMGHFKFSSWAIHMIMLVLLSAVTGLFLKEYANVSSKTMRTLWLALGVLVAAILLLTYGNYVDA; from the coding sequence ATGGAAGTTGTCAATGGTATATTTTTTCATGCAATGGGCGCCTCTGGTGCAGCATTGTGCTATACGCCACAGAAGAAGGTCAGTGGCTGGTCGTGGCATACCTACTGGCTGTTGCAGGCGGCAGTATGCTGGCTGTTGCTGCCCGTGCTGGTGGCCTGGATCACCATTCCGCAGCTGATGCAGGTATTGCAGGAAGCGCCTGCCGGCGCTATGCAGCGGTCTTTCCTCCTGGGGATGGCCTATGGTGTTGGAGGTACTGCTTTTGGTATTGCCATCCGCTATGTGGGTTTTTCATTGACCTATGCCATATCCGTAGGTATTTCCTGTGTACTGGGTACTTTGTTACCGCCACTGGTACACGGCACCTTGCCGGAAATATTTGCTGCCGGCGGCGCACCTTACCTGATGAGTGGCGTGGCCATGGGCGCAGTAGGTATTGCCTTGTGCGGACTCGCCGGACGCAGTAAGGAAAAAGACCTTAGTGCGGGTGGGCCGTCAGGATTTTCGCTGGCTAAAGGATTGCCATTGTGTTTGCTGTCGGGTGTATTATCAGCGCTGTACGGCTTTTCGCTGGACCAGGGACAGCCGATAGCAGATATAGCCGCCCGTCATGGCGCCGGCAGTTTTCAGGGGAATGTGATTTATCTTTTTTCCAATACCGGCGCATTTTTAACTACGCTGGTATATTGTTTATATCTGCATACAAAAGAAAAAACATTTGATGAATATGCCGTTGCAGGTAACAGCAGGCTTACGTTGAACTACGCCATGGCTGCACTGACAGGCATACTCTGGTACGGGCAGTTTTTCTTTTATGGCCTGGGACATGTACGTATGGGGCATTTCAAGTTTTCCAGCTGGGCCATTCATATGATCATGCTGGTATTACTCAGTGCTGTCACCGGACTGTTTTTGAAAGAGTATGCAAACGTTTCCAGTAAAACCATGCGAACCTTATGGCTGGCCCTGGGTGTGCTGGTAGCTGCCATCTTATTGTTAACTTATGGCAACTATGTAGACGCTTAG
- a CDS encoding Gfo/Idh/MocA family protein: MKPRLPLHPQPIYIIGAGGIINSAHLPAYQLAGFVVAGIFDLSPEKAAATASSFNIPQVFSSLEAMVQAAPAGVMYDVAVPGSAILSVLQQLPPGANVLLQKPMGENLEQAAQILALVREKQMLAAVNFQLRYAPYILAAKEIIYSGYIGTLNDVEINVNVYTPWHLWDFLFTAERVEILYHSIHYIDLVRNLLGNPQGMFAKTVKHPAMQQLASVRSNIIMDYGDMVRANIITNHCHNFGNTHQHSYIKLEGDKGAIKIDFGALINYPHGIADRFGYAVTNGEGHTEWKTLAIEGSWFPHAFIGSMAQLMLAAEGSIALPDNSVEDCIHTMACVEAAYAASKLPGVPLSVFDNL, encoded by the coding sequence ATGAAACCGCGATTACCCTTACATCCGCAACCTATCTATATTATTGGTGCCGGTGGTATTATCAACAGTGCCCATTTGCCCGCCTATCAGCTGGCAGGCTTTGTGGTAGCAGGAATATTTGATCTCTCTCCCGAAAAGGCTGCTGCTACTGCATCCAGCTTTAATATACCACAGGTTTTTTCTTCGCTGGAAGCGATGGTGCAGGCAGCGCCTGCCGGTGTGATGTATGATGTGGCCGTACCCGGATCAGCGATACTTTCCGTATTACAACAGTTACCGCCAGGTGCCAACGTATTACTGCAAAAGCCGATGGGCGAAAACCTGGAGCAGGCAGCACAAATACTGGCGCTGGTCAGGGAGAAGCAAATGCTGGCTGCTGTTAACTTTCAGCTTCGCTATGCACCGTATATCCTTGCTGCCAAAGAAATTATTTACAGTGGATATATCGGTACGCTGAATGATGTGGAAATTAACGTCAACGTATATACGCCCTGGCATTTGTGGGACTTCCTCTTTACTGCCGAAAGAGTAGAGATACTATACCATAGCATTCATTATATCGATCTTGTCAGGAACCTGCTGGGCAACCCGCAGGGGATGTTTGCCAAAACGGTGAAACATCCTGCCATGCAGCAACTGGCGTCTGTGAGGAGTAATATTATAATGGATTATGGAGATATGGTCCGGGCAAATATTATCACCAATCACTGTCACAATTTTGGGAATACACATCAGCACTCCTATATCAAGCTGGAAGGGGATAAAGGCGCTATCAAAATCGATTTTGGTGCGTTGATCAATTATCCGCATGGCATAGCTGACCGCTTCGGGTACGCCGTTACTAACGGAGAAGGACATACGGAGTGGAAGACGTTGGCCATAGAAGGCAGCTGGTTTCCGCATGCTTTTATTGGCAGCATGGCGCAGTTAATGCTGGCCGCTGAAGGCAGTATTGCGCTGCCGGATAATTCGGTGGAAGACTGCATCCATACAATGGCCTGCGTGGAAGCCGCCTACGCTGCAAGTAAGCTGCCCGGTGTGCCGTTAAGCGTTTTTGATAACTTATGA